From the Arvicola amphibius chromosome 2, mArvAmp1.2, whole genome shotgun sequence genome, one window contains:
- the Mpc1l gene encoding mitochondrial pyruvate carrier 1-like protein has product MSGVAALVRKTGEYVKTKEFRDYITSTHFWGPVANWGLPLAAFKDMKAPPDIISGRMTMALMFYSMAFMRFAYRVQPRNYLLMACHFTNVVAQSMQASRYMMHHYGGGVKGRNPPAK; this is encoded by the coding sequence ATGTCGGGGGTCGCAGCGCTAGTGCGGAAAACTGGAGAATATGTGAAGACCAAGGAGTTCCGGGATTACATAACCAGCACCCACTTCTGGGGTCCTGTGGCCAACTGGGGCCTTCCGTTGGCCGCCTTCAAGGATATGAAAGCTCCTCCCGACATCATCAGCGGCCGCATGACGATGGCGCTCATGTTCTACTCCATGGCTTTCATGCGCTTTGCCTACCGGGTCCAGCCTCGAAATTACCTGCTGATGGCGTGCCATTTCACCAACGTGGTGGCCCAGAGCATGCAGGCCAGCCGTTACATGATGCACCACTACGGTGGTGGGGTCAAGGGCAGAAACCCTCCGGCCAAATAA